Within Primulina tabacum isolate GXHZ01 chromosome 5, ASM2559414v2, whole genome shotgun sequence, the genomic segment TGGAGAAAGAGTGTCAAGGAAAATCAAAAAGGAATAAGAGATTAATATTTAGGCAAGTGCTGAGATTGTGTTTGGTGTTTACATCTCACATATCAGATTCATCCGATGCAAGAATTTTACAAATGGTAAGTACATGCAACTTTTCATCTCTCTGGCAATTTTAACAATGTATCCCAAGCAATTCGACAACAAGCCGTGAAGTTAACATTTTTATGGAAAGTTTGGAATCGGGTTACCCTGAAGAAGGCGAAGAATCATCTCCATACTTGCATTTAACGCCGGAGGGATCATAGGACCCATCACTGTTCCAGGATTCACTACTACAATATCCACACCATTTTCCGCGGCAAATTTCCAAGCAGCCTTTTCAGCCAGTGTTTTAGAAAGTGCGTACCAAAGCTAAACAAGCAGACTCAGTCGTAAACACAATGCAATAATCGATGCTCAAACTCCCGTTTTTAGTCTTCATATTGTTGTATGAAAATAAAGCCAAGATCCTTTTAGAAAATGCCTACGGTGGTCCACTCTAGACCAGCCTATAATATACCACAGGCCATAAGTTATACTATGAGCTACAACCTTTGGGCTGCAGCTATTTCGACCAAAATTTCCACAAACAAAAAAATGGGGGAGAATTATACAACAGAAATTATACAAACGCACAATTCAAAAGCAAATATTGAGAACATAATCGATTATTAACCATGAAGAAAATTACCCCATTTTGCTTGCAGTACTCCTCGTCTGTCCAGCAATCTTCATTCTTAACCACATCACCCGGCCAATTCGGGCTCGGCATAATCGACGATGTCGACGAGGTCACAACCACCCGTCGAACTCCGGTATCCTTGGCTGCCGTCAGCACATTAATGGTGCCACTGATCGCCGGATTCCAACAGTTCACACTAAAATCAATCGTATCAGCAAATATTTCGAATGGGAGACTGTAAAGTACTTCAGTTTGTTGAGAGAAAATTTATCTTCAATTCTGCAAGAACCTTAGGATCGGAGACTGGATTGAAGAAACAAGGGGAAGCAACGTGGAACACACCGGAGGCGCCAGAAACTGCCGCGAGAATGGAACTATAATCAAGCAAATCCATCTGGAAAAGACGGAGGCGAGATTCAGCTCCCGCGATCGATTCCAGGTGCTTTGTTTCTTTATCATCTTCTGAGgagcaaaatgatgaaataGTAAGCCACAAAAGCTGAATCACGCAactatatcataaaatcaaaaGGTGGGAGGGAGGAACTGAGATTCTGGACGGTGGCGTGGACGGTGTAGCCACGGAGGAGGAGGATCTGAACGAGCCACGAACCGATGTAGCCGCTGCCACCTGTTACACACACTACTTCGCCTTGTCTCTCTTCCATTGTTCTTCAGCTTAACCATTCTCTGCTGGTGGAAGTGTGCGTCTGTTGTATTTATAGATATGCATTAATCATCGTCATTTCCTTCTAATATAATATGCGTGTTTAAtgattaatataattaaaaattatataatataaatatatataatctttaacatataaatagtgattccaattcaaattttcataatattttcaaaataatatgtCTCGCGGATCTTTATCATTCAGATATATCAATAAtgcacatatttataataataaataatatttttttcgtaaaaaatattattttttcataagtaacaaaaatagaatatatatttcataaaattgactCACGAGACCGTGTTACAAAAATTTTTGTGACTCCAAAAACTCCTTCATCTCCTTTCTATAGTGGCAAAAActtctgtgagacggtctcacgggttgtattttgtgagacggatctcttatttgggtcattcatgaaaaatattactttttattatgaatatcagtagggttgacatgtctcacagataaagattcgtgataccgtctcacaagagacatactatTCTATAGTATTATGACTATTTTATTcaactgattattttaaaatgttgaccaatttaaaattttaaatcttctTTTACGACATATGtggtttaaatttatttaaaaattaatataattaatttagttATTCATAATTATTCTTTAAAATTTGATCAGTTTGATTGATTGGTTATATATTAATGTACCCATTTGATTATAAatggaaaatattattttataataactcctatatattatatattttaaaaattgaagtACATTTATGTTATAAAGTAGTGATCGATACAAATTTCTTGACATGATCAAATCTTTATAAAAATGCTCTGTACGTAATTCTTGATAAAGTTCTCATAAACATTAAgggaaaaattgtatttttttcactaacttgtttaattttaaagtttTGTCCACCAAGTTTTCAATAATGATTTTGGTACACTAACTTTTAATATTCggatattttgatttaattttttatgcgacatcgaaaaatattaatatgactCAAAAAAATTCTGATGTGACACCAGAAAGTACTGACATGACATCAAAAATAGTTCACATACCGTCGAAAGTTGCTGAATTTTCAGACACTACATCAACAATTGGATCGAAATAGCCGAAAATTAAAAGTTTGTGTAACTAAAaccaaaatttaaaagtttaataGATCAAAATCCAAAATTGGACAAGATAGtatgaaaaaaatcattttctcgACTTTTATTTCGACATTTTATAGTTCCTAAAAATAATCAGAATGTAAACTTAAGTAACAGAAGGGATGTGCCGCGAGaatttcaaacaaaaaaaaaattaaaaaaatttcaattaaaatattaaagtaacTAATTTTAACAGTAATTTCATTTTATATGACATATTGACATGCAACTTAGCATGTATTTTTTCAATTACCCGTATGGGTATAAAAGCATTTggcttaaaaaataattttttaaacaagcttttcattagttttttaggcaatataaaaatataattatatacatAATAACtaacaaatattatttttttttttcatttttttagatAAAGATTAACTTATTGCATTAAAACTACGaaaaatttcttttcttttctttcaaaataatttttaaaaattgaaaatatacaACCAAACATCAATTATATTAAGGCAGTAGTTACCCAAACGTTTTCTTACTTGACTTCTTCATTAATAACCATGCAACGACGTAAAAGAAGAGAAGAGAAGAGAAGAGAAGAGAACACCAGCAGAAAATGGAAAAGAACTAAAgtcggaaaaataaaaaacgtaCAAAACATTGCAAAGAAAAATATATGGatttcaattattaatttattgttaacaattaattaataataaagtgcatattttatttacacattaattacaaaaaatataataaattccaAATGATGTCATTATTGGGTGAATTTGTAATTAAACATAATTAACGTGAAATACTATATAAacatgaaaattatgaatttgatGTTCATAATCTTACTTCtctataacaaaaaaaatatattcaaaatcaATGAATTAATTCATCAATCCAAGTACAATATTAAAGTACTTtcttttttaaattcaattttacaGAGGTTttgtaagaatttttttttcctatgACTTCATCTTTTGTTTTGAAAACATGGTAGAATTTAATATAATCATCaacaaaagtaataaaataTGTATTTGTCATAATAACATGTGTGGGTCCTGACTCGTAACATACTAAGGACATCTTCCAGTCATGAAATTAGAAGCCCGTCATAGATCATCCAGAtccaattataatatttttgatgTGTTTGCTCAATTTTCAGTTTTCGTATTAATTGCAAAATTTATTTAGTACTTACCAAAGTTGGGTCCAAATGTGAGTGTTATGAACATCTTATGAATTATAAATACATCAAACGTGTCAATACAAGAAGATTAAATTAGATTACAACAGGGAATACAGACAGTAAAATCAGTAAGAATTCCTACACACAACTCACTCAAGTTTCATGTGCATCATTAAGCTGAATATTAATCCTCCTCAGCCACACCGAATGCAGTATCATATGAAAAACATCGAACCGTTTCGGGGGGAAATTAACCTCGAAATGTCTCCTTACTAGAACACCTACCCTTTGCATTTCCATGTACTTGCCTGCAGGAATGGCCGTCAAAATCTTCTTCAGATCAGCAATCTCATTTACCCCAACATCAACCGAAAACGTCCCCCAATCCAAAACGTCGTCAAACGGTTTAGCATAATGGTTCTTGAGAAGCACGGGAACGCACCCCATATAAAGGGCTTCCACCATTCTTGGACTAGCTACTTCCCATCCACTGGGACAGATACAATACTTGCTCTTCCGAAACATTCCATAGTAAGAAACGTTCTTCGGGAGGTACTCGTGGATTCGGACGTCTGGATCTTTATCTTTCCACTGATCCATTAGAGCTTGCCTGATGTCACCATGGATGCCGCCAGCGTAGAAAACTAGAACAGAACGTTCTGACGGCCCTGGTCCCCCTATCAGGCCGTCCATCGTGCCATCAGGGAGATATATCTCTGGCATGGAGACATCAGTGGAGGGCTTGAATCCTTCTGTCGTGTTCGCATTACATAGAACTCGGATCGAATTCTTGTATAGGTGAGGTACGCCATGAGAAATAGTTGGGCCCTATCAAGATTCAAGAAGTTTCACAATGAGTAATCATCTATTCGCGGCGTAAATGTAGATTAGAAGACAAGAAAAATCAAGAAGTGGTACCCAATCATGGCAAGCAAGAATGAAATGATCGTGCGCGAGTGTTCGATTCCAGTAAGGATACTTGGTAGCTATGAGATTCACATAGTCTCTTGCTATGTTTTGCAGCGGACTCCAAGCACGATTGTTGCGCTCATACGCGTACGTGGCTATGGATTGCATACTCATCGGGACGAAATAAACAtgtgcctgtctaggatctccGGTACGAAATCGGCTGATTTCGAGTTGATGAATGAGTATACCTTCGATGCCAAGAATTCCAAGGCTCTTGCTGTAATGGAACAGAGGTGGCTCCCCGTCCTCGTACACGTATATCTTGAACAAGTTCTCCATTTCTAAGTAGCTCCTGCACAGTTGCGGATAATGAATCAGATTCTTGGATACCTTAACTTTATCAGCTCATTCATTTTTCCAAGATCAAACTATTACCTGTGAAAAGATATGGGATCTCTGTACATTGGACCAGTGGGAACATACTCTGAATCATATGACGTTTCGTTGTTTCGTCGAGCTTCTTGAATCGTTGCCCGAGCTCGAGCTAGACTGGCCTCCACCTTCTCCAAATCGCTGAGCTCTTTTCTATCTTCATTCTCCATCATCTGTTCCATTTCAAAATTAGTCCAAAATCTAGCAACTTTAACCATGGTAGAAGTTATTCGAACTAAAAAAGGCCTTACCGCTGGTGGCTGATCCACCTCAGGCGCAGTGGCGGGAGGCGGTGCACCAACTCCTTTCTTTAATATCACATAAGGTGAAGACGAGAGCCAACTAGAAGGCTTCTGGTTCAGTATAATCACAAGCCcgaataaaaaaatcaatggaaatattacaaaatacacaagctttgaagaagaagatgaCGAAGACGAAGAATCCGCCATTTTTTTTTCTACAGCACAATCTTCAAAGTGAAGCTATTAAAATTCATACATGGGATCCTTTCGTCTGGAATTAAATGATTTACGTTAGCAGATGAACAAGGAGCCAACGTGTGGCAAGCTGATGAAGTTAACGACGCTGGATACGTTccccaatttaacatttcaggAAATAATATTTAGATTATTCAATATTATATACATGGaacaatatttaatttatatttgaaatattttaaaataactatATTGTTTTAATCAGAAGCTAAATCGTACACTCAATATAATTAATACATGGGCAAAATATTATTCATTCTAAATTATCTTTTAATTATCAATAAATGAGTTGACATGAACATCTCCAAAATCATccaataaaacaaaaacaatcGGCACCTCAAGCTTATGCTACTTGACTGTACTCTAGTTACTACACGATAAAATGGGCAAGCAAAACCATAACGATCATGTGTTATTAGACTGAATCAACATGGACTTCGGTCCATATCCACGCTCCACAATTGGTCATGgatcgttaggatggtccaacATGGGTCTCGAATGCTagaccatcctaacgacccatgaccagtagtggtgcGTGGATATGGACCGAGGCTCATGTTGATTCAGCCTAATAGTCCATAATCGTTACACAAATAATCAAAGCTAATATataatttcatatttaagagttaaaaaaaactcatatttaataaaataatctaTTGTCGATTTGGCATAACTTTTTCATACTATTTCAGGTTAGACGATTAAAAAAACACATGAGTTGTCAATGACAATAACTCGTGTGACACGAGAAGTAgttttcttgtgagacggtctttatatttatttgtgagacgagtcaactctaccgatattcacaataaaaactaatattcttaattagcataaaaaaataataatttttaatagatgacccaaataagatatatgtctcacaaaatacgacc encodes:
- the LOC142546311 gene encoding putative glycosyltransferase At5g03795, whose protein sequence is MADSSSSSSSSSKLVYFVIFPLIFLFGLVIILNQKPSSWLSSSPYVILKKGVGAPPPATAPEVDQPPAMMENEDRKELSDLEKVEASLARARATIQEARRNNETSYDSEYVPTGPMYRDPISFHRSYLEMENLFKIYVYEDGEPPLFHYSKSLGILGIEGILIHQLEISRFRTGDPRQAHVYFVPMSMQSIATYAYERNNRAWSPLQNIARDYVNLIATKYPYWNRTLAHDHFILACHDWGPTISHGVPHLYKNSIRVLCNANTTEGFKPSTDVSMPEIYLPDGTMDGLIGGPGPSERSVLVFYAGGIHGDIRQALMDQWKDKDPDVRIHEYLPKNVSYYGMFRKSKYCICPSGWEVASPRMVEALYMGCVPVLLKNHYAKPFDDVLDWGTFSVDVGVNEIADLKKILTAIPAGKYMEMQRVGVLVRRHFEVNFPPKRFDVFHMILHSVWLRRINIQLNDAHET